The stretch of DNA ACTCTGAAATAACACGTTTGTTCTGCTTTTACTGCcacatctctaaaaaaaaaagaattgctacaCTAGAAAGAATGGATtatgagtaaataaaaagaagctgTCAGTCTCTTTGAAGGTCGTGTTTAAAGGGACTTGCCAAGTCAGGACAGAAGAGTGACAAGATAGAGACCCTGGTGTTTTACAGACTCAGCCCGGCTCTTCCGCTTCATCTGCACCGCACTAAAGGATGTGTTGAAGCATTGAATCACAAAAAAAGTGGCACGCAAAATAAAAGGTGCCACATCACAATGATTGTAGTGTTTTAACTGCGGAGGGCCACATTACGCAACCCAATTGAAACACAGGTCTACGCAGCCCGAGGAAACGGTATAATGCTTACATAACTTATAAATCAGTAGAAGTCTGCCTAACATTTGACTTCCTAATGAGTGTAATGAGATTACATGCCTGATGGAAGCATTTGCGGAAAAGCAACTTTCGTGTTTAATGAGGCCCTAATATAGGACAAAATCGAATTATTTTCTCTGGTTCCCAAAGTCTGACTCTAGTGTGAAATCTCTATCTTTAAGAGGGAGTTAAAGGAGGGGCTGCGATGCCTGAGAGGGTTGAGAGGGTCCACCGCCAAGGGTCTCCTGGTAGCTCGGAGACTCAGAATCTCCGACTGGCTGGGCCGCGCTTTGGGGTCGGACTCATGGCCTCGCTTTAATTGTTCTTGGACAATGTCCATAGCACCCCCGGCGCGCGGGGAACACCTCGGTGGGTCTGAAACTAGGTTAAAGCAATTAGCTTACTGCCGACATATTGTGCTTCGGCAGGGCCTTTGGTACCGGGCAGATTCCTGATTGTAGCCTGGAAGATCAGGCCGGTACTGGCAGTGGCGCAGCAACTCTCCTGGGCCAGGCCTTCTCCGAAAGGCGGCTGCGGGTCCCCAGGAAGATGCGCTCCTGCGGCGCCGCAGCCCCGCACTGCACTTCCCCTTTGAGCCCGCGGTGTTCGAGCGTCTTTCCCAAGCCCGGGTCAGCTGCCCCAAGCCGGGGCTTGGGTCCGCCTGGGAAGGCGCTCCGAGGGCCCAGGAGGCGTGGGTAACAGTAAATGAAATCCACTGGAGCCGCAGGTTTCCAGGGCTTTCTGGCTGTGCGACCCTGACCGCACTCTCAAACTTCTCTCGGTCGCTAGGGGGCAGTCCTACGTCCTCCTCGCCAGGCTCGCCTTCCTCCCACACCAGGCTGGTTGCCAAGGAAGATTGAAATTCTGAAGGCGAAAGGcagtctttttctttcagtatccGAAATAACCCAATTGCAGAAGTGACTGAGGAAGAGGGCATGCTCCTTTCTGCCTTACGAAGAAGACCCTGGATATTGTTGGGAGGCAtccaaggccccccccccccccgcgcccccggcCCCTGGCCTCAGCGCCCAGTCACCTGCCCCATCTCCCTTAAGAGAAATACGTCTAAATTCCATGTACCTGACGCTGCCGCTGCAGAAAGAATAGGCCACAGGGAAGCTCAAGAGGAACACTTTATCTCCAGCCTGTGCAAGCAGAAAGACCTTTTCTCATGGCCAGGCCCGAAATTAGCCCCCTGTCCCCACTGCACGCAGCGAATTCAGTTCATACACTATGACTGGATTAGGCAGGGTAggggtgaccttgggtaagtcaaaCATCGTCTCTGAGGTTCAGCATTTCCCTCTGAAGAATGGGAATAAACAGCCCATGATCGACTTGCCTCACAGAGTGTCTGAATGGTAGGATAAAAATACAGGCAAAAGTCTCTCTTTAGGGTAGATGATGCGGAAGAGTGGCGCCCTTAGAGAGTTGGGGCCTAGCCGTCCAACCCACCTCCTTTCAGCTAAATCTCATTAAAATGTGGTTTCTTAGTAGAGAGCTACGTTTTGAGTCTCTAGTTCAGTTATCTTTTACAGGGTAAGTTAACTATTCTTTTTAGAGATATAGCTACCCCTATCATGTATTAAACaaataacttttagaaaaaagGTGTAAATAGCATTTATTAACATCGCTTAGAAATAAATCATATCTCTCAATAAATTAGCATGAAGTTTCCTGGACAGAGTTCTTCCAACAACGTTCTGCCAAAGGTGCTGGGGGGAATCATAGGCTATtgcatatttttagaaaatcaggataaattatataaattatatatttaaaaacagagtCTATTTCATTACCTTGACAGcacaataaatagataaataagaaacAGTTGATTGCCATTAGAAAAAACGTGATTCTTAAATTACATTTACATTATAGATATGTACATGTACACTATGCAGAGACACAATCAGATCCTCAGTCGAGTCTGGGATTCCTCAGGACACAAACTCAAAGTGCGGTTCGTTTTCTATGTTGTTGAAGGAAGATTTGCTGTTGAGTTTTCTAGGGTCCTCTGGGGTCCACACTTTGGCTGTTCGGATAATATTTTGTTCCTTGAGTTGTTTTTCATCAGTCCATGAGAGAGAGTGTCCCGCGAGGGGAGGGAGGCCGTAATCCGGGTCGCTCGGGGAGGGGGACCCTAAGGGGAcgagaagagaaaacagagggtGAATATCCCGCCCTATTCTCAGCAGAGCCCTGCAGTGCTGTAGGGTCCACTCCCTGGCGCCTCGACAGAACAGGAGTCTTAGGTTACATTAGAATGACGCTTTTCCTCCACTCCGCAAGCCCCCAGCACTCTTTCCCCAGAATCCCAGGAGCTACATGTCCATCCGGGTCGTGTGCCCTCTGAGCTGAGGGTAAATTGGCGGGAAAAAAAACCCCGAGAAACGCCAGCTCGCGCTCAAGGTCCCTGGTGCCCACGGACCATCTGTCCATCCGTCGGTAGGCTTGTCAGCCTGTTCACCCAGTCCCCGTCTCCCTGAGCTGGAATGCGCGCACACTTACGGGTGCCCCGATGGCAGATGATGACCTTCTGGGCCTGGCTCCCCGGGCTGTCCCCGCCCAGGCGTCCGCCACCACAGGACCCCCGGCCGccccccgcgccgccgccgcgcAGTGGCAAGTCGGCCTGCACCAACTCGCTGAGGAAGTTGATGTAACCGATGGCCAGGCGCAGCGTATCCACCTTGGAAAGGCGCTTTTCGTAGGGCAGCGTGGGGATGTGAGAGCGCAGCCCCTCGAAGGCATCGTTGATGGACTGCATGCGCCGCCGTTCGCGCACGTTGGCCGCCTGCCGCAGCTGCTGCAGCTCCGCCTCCGAGCGCACCCGCCGCCTCCGCCGTGCCGCAGCCGCAGCCCCGTTCAAGCCCCGCAGCTGGGCCCCCGGGGACAGCACCGCAGCCCCAGCACACGGATAGGCCAGGCAAGGGGGTGACGAGCCGGGCGAGTAGGGGAAGCCGCCGGGGGGCGCCCCCGCCTCGCAGCAGTAGCTACCGCCACCGCAATCAGGCTCGCCCCGGTCCCCGGAGGGTGGCAGGGCAAGTGCGTGAGGGGCGTCCGAGGGCGCGGACTGCAGCAGCAGGCACGCCCCGTCCCGGTAGCAGTATTCGTGCAGCTGGTGGCTGAGGAACTCCACCTCGGCCTGTTCTTCAGCCAGCAACTCATCGCCATCCTCTAGAGGGTCCCGAGAGGACTGGTCGGTGAAGAAGTCCTCCTCATCAAAGTAAGGAGACGGGAAGGCGTCAAGGCCCCCGGGGAAGTGCTCTAGCAGCACCGCGTCCATGCTCTGAGCCGCTGAGGGCTCAAACGAAGGACTGATAGCCCGAGGTGGTTCTCTAGAAGTTTGACGTTGCAGTTTTTGCTTCCCTGGcagccccctctctccctgtttccCGGCTCCTAGAGCTGGAGGCACTGGGGATGGCCCGCTGGCTCCCTGCCCCCGGCCTCCCTGGAGTGCCCACGTCCACTGCGCTCTGGCGGCGCTTGCGCTACGCTGGGGAGGGCTGTGGCCGACTTGCTGCAGCTGAGGGCCGGCACGCGAGGATTCTTATAACTACATCCACAGGCGCGTGCCAGGGACCCGCGGCGCCAGCCAATCACCGAGCcagcggggaggggcagggggcccgGCAGCGGGCGAGAAGGCTGAGAGGCTCTCTTCTCGTCGGGAGCTCCTCTGAAGGAGAGGAGGCGGGGTCTACGC from Phyllostomus discolor isolate MPI-MPIP mPhyDis1 chromosome 1, mPhyDis1.pri.v3, whole genome shotgun sequence encodes:
- the PTF1A gene encoding pancreas transcription factor 1 subunit alpha, giving the protein MDAVLLEHFPGGLDAFPSPYFDEEDFFTDQSSRDPLEDGDELLAEEQAEVEFLSHQLHEYCYRDGACLLLQSAPSDAPHALALPPSGDRGEPDCGGGSYCCEAGAPPGGFPYSPGSSPPCLAYPCAGAAVLSPGAQLRGLNGAAAAARRRRRVRSEAELQQLRQAANVRERRRMQSINDAFEGLRSHIPTLPYEKRLSKVDTLRLAIGYINFLSELVQADLPLRGGGAGGGRGSCGGGRLGGDSPGSQAQKVIICHRGTRSPSPSDPDYGLPPLAGHSLSWTDEKQLKEQNIIRTAKVWTPEDPRKLNSKSSFNNIENEPHFEFVS